In a single window of the Haloplasma contractile SSD-17B genome:
- a CDS encoding MORN repeat-containing protein — translation MKIYSSKITWLIVNMILVIVLSPLILFIFHYEEIKYIFKLDKLDNLRFALNYLSVILTSILSLFIVKVNYDNFRKRNNDYFYEMREYAFVLIYEIEHIYNELLPFLKYTNNKQTKNSDNFYRKFHVSKNWRNNISKFSGVIPKESIQSLFELYTKIEKIQNNEMRFTAKQIINDFIKYIEINNIEYFSNGDNPVLMADVRIKLMYLILKDIINCKKIKPVNSNKMTKKDDRLYYSMDINRIYELKITETTVNNIFITSCYKNNKIIEQKASIDNKIIRDCKYDKEGYIKGYDKYSIDNNQIYSRLYRKKKLLLPNYTFYFDRDKFIYEGNFVDGKLNGKGRMYYNDELISEGEYSEGILINGYLYNVEKHRIYKSSDEQENYNYNKMVSSREYIERQAEEQEHMNEEYLEEQVKYESILVDYKLENREKTKVNEKIKKIYEFETSDTNSVSPTERTDMDN, via the coding sequence ATGAAAATATATTCATCAAAAATTACATGGCTGATTGTGAATATGATATTAGTGATTGTGCTAAGTCCATTAATTTTATTTATATTTCATTATGAAGAAATAAAATATATATTTAAATTAGACAAGTTAGATAATCTTAGATTCGCTTTAAATTATTTGTCAGTAATTTTAACTTCTATATTATCGTTATTTATTGTTAAAGTAAATTATGATAACTTCAGGAAGAGAAATAATGACTATTTTTATGAAATGAGAGAATATGCATTCGTATTGATATATGAAATAGAACATATTTATAATGAGTTACTTCCTTTCTTAAAATATACAAATAATAAACAAACTAAAAATAGTGACAATTTTTATAGAAAGTTTCACGTTTCGAAGAATTGGAGAAATAATATATCAAAATTTAGTGGAGTAATTCCAAAAGAAAGTATTCAGTCGTTATTTGAATTATATACAAAAATAGAAAAAATTCAAAATAATGAGATGAGATTTACTGCTAAACAAATTATTAATGATTTTATAAAATATATTGAAATAAATAATATTGAATATTTTTCAAACGGTGATAACCCAGTCTTAATGGCTGATGTCAGAATAAAATTAATGTATTTAATACTGAAAGATATAATTAACTGCAAAAAAATTAAACCAGTAAATAGCAATAAAATGACTAAGAAAGATGATAGATTATATTATAGTATGGATATCAATAGGATTTATGAGTTAAAGATTACTGAGACGACTGTTAACAATATTTTCATAACATCTTGTTATAAAAATAATAAAATAATTGAGCAGAAAGCAAGTATAGATAATAAAATCATAAGAGATTGTAAATATGATAAGGAAGGATATATAAAGGGATATGATAAATATAGTATAGATAATAATCAAATATATAGTAGATTATACAGGAAAAAGAAGTTATTATTACCAAACTATACTTTTTATTTTGATAGAGACAAGTTTATTTATGAAGGAAATTTTGTAGATGGGAAACTTAATGGTAAAGGTAGGATGTATTATAATGATGAACTAATATCAGAAGGTGAGTATAGTGAAGGTATATTAATAAATGGTTACTTATATAACGTTGAGAAGCATAGAATTTATAAAAGCAGTGATGAACAAGAAAATTATAACTATAATAAAATGGTAAGTAGCAGAGAATATATTGAAAGACAGGCTGAAGAACAAGAGCATATGAATGAAGAATATTTGGAAGAACAAGTAAAATATGAAAGTATACTGGTGGATTATAAGCTGGAAAACAGAGAAAAAACTAAAGTAAATGAAAAAATCAAAAAAATATATGAGTTTGAGACAAGTGATACTAATAGTGTTAGTCCTACAGAAAGAACAGATATGGATAATTAA
- a CDS encoding nucleotide pyrophosphohydrolase, which produces MNKELIKEVLKFRDERNWKQYHNAKDLAISLNLEASELLENFQWTSTEEAVVKNKENISDELADVLMYCILFADAVDVDIENAIKNKLKKNKEKYPVEKAYGKKDKYTEL; this is translated from the coding sequence ATGAACAAAGAATTAATTAAGGAAGTATTAAAATTTAGAGATGAACGTAATTGGAAGCAATATCACAATGCTAAAGATCTGGCTATATCATTAAATTTAGAGGCATCTGAATTACTTGAGAATTTTCAATGGACTTCTACAGAAGAAGCAGTAGTTAAGAACAAAGAAAACATTTCTGATGAACTAGCAGATGTACTAATGTATTGTATATTATTTGCAGACGCTGTTGACGTAGATATTGAAAATGCAATAAAAAATAAGCTTAAGAAGAACAAAGAGAAATACCCTGTGGAAAAAGCATATGGTAAGAAAGATAAGTATACAGAGTTATAA
- a CDS encoding HNH endonuclease produces MQYKNLDEIKKEFHIKSGDLEDMEFLCKKCHNAEHKRFMKLHRFDKYGNILQI; encoded by the coding sequence ATGCAATATAAAAATTTAGATGAAATAAAAAAAGAATTTCATATTAAAAGTGGTGATTTAGAAGATATGGAGTTTTTGTGTAAGAAATGTCATAATGCAGAACATAAGCGTTTCATGAAATTACATCGATTTGATAAATATGGAAATATATTACAGATTTAG
- a CDS encoding IS66 family transposase zinc-finger binding domain-containing protein produces MEYRLTEEEGLCPNGHGPIKEISTEVTKELIVIPQQIKMVEHVRYVYGCEPCENENTSTPIITATLCLTA; encoded by the coding sequence ATTGAATACCGCCTAACAGAAGAAGAAGGTTTATGCCCTAATGGTCATGGACCAATTAAAGAGATTAGTACTGAGGTAACGAAGGAACTTATTGTAATCCCTCAACAAATTAAAATGGTTGAACATGTGCGTTACGTATATGGTTGTGAACCTTGTGAAAATGAAAATACTAGCACACCAATCATTACTGCAACACTATGCCTAACTGCGTAA